A genomic segment from Candidatus Binatia bacterium encodes:
- a CDS encoding type II toxin-antitoxin system HicB family antitoxin has translation MNTECTAIIKKENDWWIGWIEEIPGVNCQERTREELLETLRITLKEALELNGQDALFAAGADYQEQKIAL, from the coding sequence ATGAACACAGAATGCACAGCAATAATCAAGAAAGAAAACGATTGGTGGATCGGATGGATCGAAGAAATCCCTGGGGTGAACTGCCAGGAGCGCACACGTGAGGAGCTCCTGGAAACTCTCCGGATCACTTTGAAAGAGGCTTTGGAGCTCAACGGGCAGGATGCATTGTTCGCAGCTGGAGCCGATTACCAGGAACAAAAGATCGCCCTATGA
- a CDS encoding outer membrane lipoprotein-sorting protein → MQWQLLFVSLIAVAGSRAAVAGSAEENLYRKAIGNIIRTSFEAAGTVEGTQGRKLALVLRHTLRDGRRTVIEVTAPAEFRGQRWLIVDEDGAADKIWHFDAKTKRTREVPEEQWNAPWLGTDFTLSDFLLPDPGAYTYELGGDENIGGETFTVIRLAPKDKEKDRFAVRVYSVDPRGGRLVRALFFDQQGRAVRRWIAERTEQRSGEWFPAQQRVVDLTTQKSSLLTLSEFRYEPKLAADAFDAKGLAAEPTPAPK, encoded by the coding sequence ATGCAGTGGCAACTACTGTTCGTATCGTTGATTGCTGTAGCGGGAAGTCGCGCAGCGGTGGCGGGTTCGGCAGAAGAGAACCTATATCGCAAGGCGATTGGGAACATCATCCGAACCAGTTTCGAGGCAGCCGGTACGGTGGAGGGGACGCAAGGAAGGAAGCTCGCTTTGGTGCTCCGGCACACCCTACGCGATGGCCGGCGCACCGTAATTGAGGTCACGGCGCCGGCTGAGTTTCGCGGACAGCGCTGGCTGATTGTGGATGAAGACGGCGCGGCCGACAAAATTTGGCACTTCGATGCGAAGACCAAGCGGACGAGGGAGGTGCCAGAGGAGCAGTGGAACGCACCTTGGCTTGGCACTGATTTCACGCTCTCCGATTTCCTCCTGCCGGATCCGGGTGCCTACACGTACGAGCTGGGTGGCGACGAAAACATTGGTGGGGAAACGTTCACCGTAATTCGACTCGCCCCAAAGGATAAGGAGAAAGACCGATTCGCCGTTCGCGTGTACTCAGTAGACCCACGTGGTGGTCGGCTCGTTCGGGCTTTGTTCTTCGACCAACAGGGTAGGGCGGTCCGCCGCTGGATCGCAGAGCGCACCGAGCAGCGTTCCGGCGAGTGGTTCCCAGCTCAGCAGCGCGTTGTCGATTTGACGACCCAAAAAAGCTCGCTGCTCACCCTCAGTGAGTTCCGTTACGAGCCGAAGTTGGCGGCCGACGCGTTCGACGCAAAAGGGCTGGCAGCCGAGCCTACGCCCGCACCGAAGTGA
- a CDS encoding thioredoxin domain-containing protein — protein sequence MHSLCSSRQERRNFMRRIMFVLCGLMFVVPQMARSADEVVATVGERKITRSELEKHVKPKLVQLDNQRFQVLQEGLEELVADELYKLEAKTRGISVDALVKQELEAKVGEPSQEEIEKLYDDNKEDLEGQSLEQLRPQLVQYLKQQKLAERHQQFLGELRKKYKTTVALKPPVVEVGDGGRPSRGPASAPVTIIEFSDYECPFCKRASSTVAEVLRHYGDKVRFVHRDFPLSFHQHARLAAEAAACANAQGKFWEYHDRLWKAQDLSEPSLKGLAKEIGLDEGKFAECLKTKPHSAAIDRDLEEGTAAGVNGTPAFFINGRMLSGAQPFEAFKQLIDEELSRAEKKS from the coding sequence GTGCACTCGTTGTGTAGCTCCCGGCAGGAGAGGAGAAACTTCATGAGACGGATAATGTTTGTGCTTTGCGGATTGATGTTCGTTGTGCCCCAGATGGCCAGGAGTGCGGATGAGGTCGTCGCCACCGTGGGTGAGCGCAAAATTACGCGCAGCGAACTGGAGAAACACGTGAAGCCTAAGCTTGTGCAGCTTGACAATCAGCGTTTCCAGGTGTTGCAGGAGGGGCTCGAAGAGCTGGTGGCCGACGAGCTGTACAAATTGGAGGCGAAGACGCGCGGGATCTCTGTGGATGCCCTGGTCAAGCAGGAGCTCGAAGCGAAAGTCGGCGAGCCGAGCCAGGAAGAGATTGAAAAGCTCTACGATGACAACAAAGAGGATCTCGAAGGGCAGTCGCTCGAGCAGCTTCGGCCGCAGTTGGTGCAATACCTAAAGCAGCAAAAGCTGGCCGAACGCCACCAGCAGTTTTTGGGGGAGCTGCGCAAAAAGTACAAGACAACCGTCGCCTTGAAGCCGCCCGTGGTGGAAGTTGGGGACGGAGGGCGTCCCTCCCGTGGCCCCGCATCCGCGCCGGTGACGATCATCGAGTTTTCCGACTACGAATGCCCCTTCTGTAAACGGGCCTCGAGCACCGTGGCTGAAGTGCTCCGCCACTATGGCGATAAGGTGCGGTTCGTACATCGGGACTTCCCGCTGAGCTTCCACCAGCATGCGCGGCTTGCGGCCGAGGCGGCGGCTTGTGCCAACGCCCAGGGCAAGTTTTGGGAGTATCACGACCGCTTGTGGAAGGCGCAAGACTTGTCGGAGCCCAGCCTGAAGGGGCTAGCTAAGGAGATCGGTTTGGACGAAGGGAAGTTTGCCGAGTGCCTGAAAACCAAGCCGCACTCGGCTGCCATCGATCGCGATCTCGAGGAAGGGACTGCGGCAGGGGTGAACGGGACGCCGGCATTTTTCATCAACGGACGCATGTTGTCCGGAGCCCAGCCGTTCGAAGCATTCAAGCAACTCATTGACGAGGAACTGAGCCGCGCTGAGAAGAAGAGCTGA
- a CDS encoding isoprenylcysteine carboxylmethyltransferase family protein translates to MNDLAPPAQRAAGWERAVGLIGGALFVGCLALLLFASAGRNDLLEHWAYLALWATASVLGVLSAPAGLIYERLRSATAGEDRATAKVLVFVWLVQHILAGLDAGRMHWTDTVPATFRGGAFILMALGLGVIVWAQAVNPFFSSAVRIHSERGHYVVAQGPYRWVRHPAYGASLLVFVFAGLALNSWLAAGVGVLLFALILRRTIVEDELLRQHLSGYAAYAERVRYRLFPYVW, encoded by the coding sequence GTGAATGACTTGGCACCGCCCGCGCAGCGCGCCGCGGGTTGGGAGCGGGCGGTAGGCCTCATCGGTGGGGCGCTGTTCGTCGGCTGCCTCGCGCTCCTGTTGTTTGCGAGCGCTGGCCGCAACGATCTTCTGGAACATTGGGCGTACCTTGCGCTGTGGGCGACGGCCAGCGTGCTCGGTGTGCTCTCCGCACCTGCAGGCTTGATCTACGAACGGCTTCGGTCCGCCACCGCAGGAGAGGATCGAGCGACGGCGAAAGTACTGGTGTTCGTCTGGTTGGTGCAGCACATTCTTGCCGGCTTGGATGCGGGGCGGATGCATTGGACCGATACGGTGCCGGCAACGTTTCGTGGAGGAGCTTTCATCCTCATGGCCCTTGGCCTCGGTGTGATCGTGTGGGCCCAGGCGGTCAACCCCTTCTTTTCCTCGGCTGTGCGGATCCACAGTGAACGGGGACACTATGTTGTGGCGCAGGGCCCGTATCGCTGGGTAAGGCATCCAGCCTATGGTGCATCGCTACTCGTTTTCGTGTTTGCTGGCCTTGCCCTCAATTCTTGGCTTGCCGCTGGCGTTGGTGTCCTGCTGTTCGCACTCATCCTCCGGCGCACCATTGTGGAGGACGAGTTGCTTCGGCAACACCTGTCAGGTTACGCGGCTTACGCGGAGCGGGTCCGCTATCGTCTGTTTCCGTACGTTTGGTAA
- a CDS encoding AarF/UbiB family protein produces MGTDQSKKKATQITSGRARRVLKVGELATSVGTSYLWNAIRAPFQSAGEREKALLETHIKNAMRIVERSQELRGAFTKLVQMLSMRDDILPAEVLSVLSSVQSQVPPMDYELIREQIRRELGQYPEELFAWFDPDAFAAASLGQVHHARLHSGEDVVVKVQYPGVEDTVKQDLQNIKALLNVFTLIARDVMRQRVDPSDVYRELEERLYEELDYLNEASNIERFQKMFGDDPEVVIPRVYRQLTSRRVLTMEYVEGYPLASVLSPGVDQELKDWIAKKYFRVVWRQIFEYGTLHTDPNPGNYLVTFHPKLVILDFGSIRIFPDHIRRAYLELADAMLRDDRAAMARCFVALDFLDPEQDPVPMVEIMKIVFEPLLVDRPYHPRDYNTVERGIQIAKIAIEHKIFKDPGHRVFLVRALMGLDAYLKQAGTVTNWHREFRACVEQALRKEKKKGRSVGS; encoded by the coding sequence ATGGGCACGGACCAATCGAAAAAGAAGGCCACCCAAATCACCAGCGGCAGAGCGCGGCGCGTACTCAAGGTCGGCGAGCTCGCCACCTCCGTGGGGACGAGCTACCTATGGAACGCCATCCGCGCCCCGTTTCAGTCAGCGGGAGAACGGGAGAAGGCGCTGCTCGAAACGCACATCAAAAATGCCATGCGCATTGTCGAGCGCTCGCAAGAGCTCCGCGGTGCCTTCACGAAGCTCGTGCAGATGTTGTCGATGCGGGACGACATTCTCCCGGCAGAGGTCCTGAGCGTCCTATCGTCGGTCCAATCGCAAGTACCGCCGATGGACTACGAGCTCATCCGCGAGCAAATCCGGCGCGAGCTCGGTCAATATCCGGAGGAGCTGTTTGCCTGGTTCGATCCGGACGCATTTGCCGCCGCGTCGCTGGGCCAGGTCCATCACGCCCGCTTGCACTCCGGCGAAGACGTGGTGGTCAAAGTGCAATACCCGGGCGTGGAAGACACCGTGAAACAAGACCTGCAAAACATCAAAGCCCTGCTCAACGTCTTCACTCTGATCGCGCGCGACGTTATGCGGCAACGGGTAGACCCTTCCGACGTGTACCGCGAGCTCGAGGAGCGGCTGTACGAGGAGTTGGATTACCTCAACGAGGCTAGCAACATCGAGCGCTTCCAGAAAATGTTTGGGGACGACCCGGAAGTCGTCATCCCGCGAGTCTACCGGCAACTGACCTCGCGGCGGGTTTTGACCATGGAGTACGTCGAGGGCTACCCACTGGCCAGCGTACTTTCTCCCGGAGTCGATCAGGAACTCAAAGACTGGATCGCCAAGAAATACTTTCGGGTGGTGTGGCGGCAGATCTTCGAGTACGGCACCCTGCACACCGACCCTAACCCGGGAAATTACTTGGTCACCTTCCACCCGAAGTTGGTGATTCTCGACTTCGGCTCCATCCGGATTTTTCCCGACCATATTCGCCGCGCCTATCTAGAGCTCGCCGACGCCATGCTGCGCGACGACCGCGCGGCGATGGCGCGTTGTTTTGTGGCGCTCGATTTCCTCGATCCTGAGCAGGACCCGGTACCGATGGTGGAAATCATGAAAATCGTCTTCGAGCCCTTGCTCGTCGACCGCCCATACCATCCGCGCGACTACAATACGGTGGAGCGGGGCATTCAAATCGCCAAGATCGCCATTGAGCATAAGATTTTCAAAGACCCGGGACACCGCGTCTTTCTCGTACGCGCCTTGATGGGCCTCGACGCTTACCTCAAGCAAGCTGGCACCGTGACGAATTGGCACCGCGAGTTTCGCGCCTGCGTGGAGCAAGCCTTGAGAAAAGAAAAAAAGAAGGGGCGGTCAGTTGGGTCTTGA
- a CDS encoding flavin reductase family protein: MGVTREEFRRWLGSFAAGVTVVTTRSPAGMPYGLTVTAFTSVSLDPPLVLVCVDKKSESHPHFLASRVFAVNFLAAEQEELSRRFAVSGGDKFQGVTFSFGRTGAPLLAGALGFVESEVEQEVDAGDHTIFIGRVVAGHCVDDKRPLLYFRGRYYSV; the protein is encoded by the coding sequence ATGGGAGTAACGCGCGAAGAGTTCCGGCGTTGGCTCGGCAGCTTTGCGGCTGGGGTGACGGTGGTAACCACACGGTCGCCGGCGGGGATGCCGTACGGGCTCACGGTCACGGCCTTCACCTCGGTTTCGTTGGATCCGCCCCTAGTGTTGGTGTGTGTGGACAAGAAATCCGAAAGCCACCCTCACTTCCTTGCCTCAAGAGTGTTTGCGGTCAACTTTCTCGCCGCCGAGCAGGAGGAGCTATCGCGGCGCTTCGCTGTTTCGGGCGGGGACAAGTTCCAGGGGGTGACGTTTTCTTTTGGGCGCACTGGCGCCCCGTTACTAGCTGGCGCGCTGGGGTTCGTGGAAAGCGAGGTGGAGCAGGAGGTCGATGCGGGAGACCACACCATTTTTATTGGGCGCGTGGTTGCTGGTCACTGCGTGGACGACAAACGCCCGCTTCTCTATTTCCGCGGCCGCTACTACTCGGTTTGA
- a CDS encoding DoxX family membrane protein, translating into MDANMIVRFLATAFFAVTFLQSGLDKVLDRDGNLQYLTEHFRNSPLSPFVPQLLTVITVIELIAGGLCGLGLLLFDFRQPGLRVAGWGVAMSGVALLCLLFGQRLAKDYAGAAVIAAYFAVVLLGLRAF; encoded by the coding sequence ATGGACGCGAACATGATCGTGCGATTTTTGGCGACGGCGTTTTTTGCGGTAACGTTTTTGCAGTCCGGCCTCGACAAGGTGCTGGACCGTGACGGGAATTTGCAATACCTCACGGAACATTTCCGGAACAGCCCGTTGAGCCCATTCGTGCCGCAACTTTTGACGGTCATCACCGTCATTGAACTAATTGCGGGCGGGCTGTGTGGCCTTGGGTTGTTGCTCTTCGATTTTCGCCAACCGGGCTTGCGTGTGGCGGGCTGGGGTGTGGCCATGTCGGGAGTGGCGCTTCTCTGCCTGCTCTTTGGCCAGCGGCTTGCGAAGGACTACGCAGGTGCGGCGGTCATTGCCGCGTACTTTGCTGTGGTGTTGCTCGGCTTGCGAGCCTTTTGA
- a CDS encoding isovaleryl-CoA dehydrogenase: MENFIIPSHKTHDVLNQPPPFEGHDLFATDGVLREALVREGASWAEDSVAELARTLTGEPLRWAVLANTYPPVLRNFDRYGHRIDEVEYHPAYHNLMELAVAHELHALPWRARRSGAHVARAAKFFLQSQVEAGHGCPISMTYSIVPALRHQPELAAEWEPKIVSREYDPRSLPARNKRGVICGMAMTEKQGGSDVRANTTRAEPVDSGGPGAAYWITGHKWFCSAPMSDAFLMLAYTEKGLSCFFVPRWRPDGVRNTILMQRLKDKLGNRSNASSEIELDRAWGRMVGEEGRGVRTIIEMVNHTRLDCVIGSAAAMRQALVQAIHHCRHRSAFGKRLTEQPLMQNVLADLALESEAATLTMMRLARAYDEADRNPAQKHFARIATAVAKYWVCKRTPMMVAEALECLGGAGYVEEAIMPRLYREAPLNGIWEGSGNVICLDVLRALSKEPETLPAFLEELYSARGEPIFDRTLERLQGELGDHDGIQYRARRLVEQMALLLQASLLLRHSPPTVALAFCRARLQGDSGRAFGTLPQDVQAEAIIERALPT, from the coding sequence ATGGAAAACTTCATCATCCCAAGCCACAAGACCCACGATGTGCTCAATCAGCCACCACCGTTCGAAGGGCACGACTTATTCGCCACCGACGGAGTCTTGCGGGAGGCACTGGTTCGCGAAGGGGCTAGTTGGGCCGAGGACAGTGTTGCCGAACTTGCTCGCACGCTCACCGGCGAGCCGCTCCGCTGGGCGGTGCTCGCGAACACCTATCCTCCGGTGCTGCGCAACTTCGATCGTTACGGGCACCGTATCGACGAGGTCGAGTACCACCCGGCGTACCATAACTTGATGGAACTTGCCGTCGCTCACGAACTTCATGCCCTCCCTTGGAGGGCTCGGCGCAGCGGCGCCCACGTTGCCCGCGCAGCCAAGTTCTTCTTGCAGTCGCAGGTAGAAGCTGGTCATGGCTGCCCGATCTCGATGACGTATTCGATCGTTCCTGCATTGCGACACCAGCCGGAACTTGCCGCGGAGTGGGAACCCAAGATTGTTTCGCGCGAATACGACCCGCGCTCGCTGCCTGCCCGCAACAAGCGCGGGGTGATTTGCGGAATGGCGATGACCGAGAAACAAGGCGGATCCGACGTACGCGCGAACACGACCCGAGCAGAACCGGTCGACTCCGGCGGCCCCGGCGCTGCCTACTGGATCACCGGGCACAAATGGTTTTGCTCCGCACCGATGAGCGATGCGTTCCTCATGCTCGCTTACACCGAGAAAGGGCTCTCCTGTTTCTTCGTCCCACGGTGGCGACCGGATGGGGTGCGCAACACCATTCTCATGCAGCGCCTCAAGGACAAACTCGGCAATCGATCTAATGCCTCGAGCGAGATCGAACTCGACCGCGCCTGGGGGCGCATGGTGGGAGAAGAGGGCCGCGGCGTGCGCACGATTATCGAGATGGTCAATCACACCCGCTTGGACTGCGTGATCGGCTCGGCGGCCGCAATGCGCCAAGCACTCGTGCAGGCCATTCACCACTGCCGCCACCGCTCGGCCTTTGGCAAGCGCCTGACGGAGCAACCGCTCATGCAAAACGTGCTCGCGGATCTCGCGTTGGAGAGCGAAGCGGCCACGCTCACAATGATGCGTCTCGCACGGGCCTATGACGAGGCTGACCGCAATCCCGCGCAAAAGCATTTTGCCCGCATCGCCACTGCAGTGGCGAAGTACTGGGTGTGCAAGCGTACGCCGATGATGGTTGCCGAGGCACTCGAGTGCCTCGGCGGGGCAGGCTACGTCGAGGAGGCGATCATGCCCCGCCTCTACCGCGAAGCACCCCTGAACGGCATTTGGGAAGGCTCGGGAAACGTGATCTGCCTCGACGTGCTGCGTGCCCTGAGCAAGGAGCCGGAAACGCTGCCCGCCTTCCTCGAGGAACTTTACTCGGCTCGCGGCGAACCAATTTTCGATCGTACCCTTGAGCGGCTCCAAGGGGAACTCGGGGACCACGACGGCATCCAGTACCGCGCTCGCCGGTTAGTGGAGCAGATGGCGCTGTTGTTACAGGCATCACTGCTCCTCCGTCACAGCCCGCCCACAGTTGCGCTGGCGTTTTGTCGGGCCCGCTTGCAAGGTGACAGCGGCCGCGCCTTTGGTACCTTACCGCAGGACGTCCAGGCCGAGGCAATCATCGAGCGAGCCTTGCCGACCTGA
- a CDS encoding peptidylprolyl isomerase, which produces MRRVVSSFVREPTVWFFLVAGAGLALWQAAAPQPTALVIRTEDVAALERSFTEQWGRPPREGERQALIEDFIREELLWREGRRLGLDRGDPIVRRRVVQKMTFILEAAASGRPPAEEDLRAFFETHADRYRSPERVSFLHVFWPRPTPAADHDSVSNGSLNGQLQNLLRRLQSGEAPEQVSAPFLRGLRWRERPVDEVERTFGPEFLAALRSLAPGTWSTPVSSLLGWHLVRVDQWIPPALPPFEAVRHRVEQDWIEHQRARAREEGLRKLRQQYAVRIETGR; this is translated from the coding sequence ATGCGGCGCGTTGTCAGTTCCTTTGTTCGCGAACCCACAGTGTGGTTTTTCCTCGTTGCTGGTGCGGGCCTCGCCCTGTGGCAGGCGGCGGCTCCGCAGCCCACTGCGCTTGTCATACGGACCGAGGACGTTGCTGCTTTGGAGCGATCGTTTACCGAACAGTGGGGTAGACCGCCGAGGGAGGGGGAGCGCCAAGCGCTGATCGAGGACTTCATCCGCGAGGAACTGCTTTGGCGAGAAGGCCGCCGGCTCGGTTTGGATCGCGGTGATCCGATCGTTCGCCGGCGGGTGGTGCAAAAAATGACGTTTATCCTCGAAGCGGCCGCGAGCGGGCGGCCGCCAGCGGAAGAAGACTTGCGCGCCTTTTTCGAGACGCATGCAGACCGCTACCGCTCGCCTGAACGAGTATCGTTCTTGCACGTTTTCTGGCCACGCCCGACACCTGCGGCTGACCACGACTCGGTTTCGAACGGCTCGCTGAACGGGCAATTGCAGAATTTGCTGCGGCGCCTTCAATCCGGGGAGGCACCGGAGCAAGTTTCGGCGCCGTTTTTACGTGGCCTGCGCTGGCGCGAGCGGCCGGTGGATGAAGTGGAACGCACCTTCGGCCCTGAGTTCCTCGCAGCGCTGCGCTCTCTCGCCCCCGGAACGTGGAGCACACCGGTTTCCTCTCTCCTCGGCTGGCATCTCGTCCGCGTCGACCAATGGATTCCTCCCGCTCTGCCTCCGTTCGAGGCTGTGCGGCACCGCGTCGAGCAAGACTGGATTGAGCACCAGCGAGCGCGTGCGCGGGAGGAGGGGTTACGAAAACTTCGCCAACAATACGCGGTGCGCATCGAGACCGGCCGCTAA
- a CDS encoding HupE/UreJ family protein, whose product MRWFCRLALHVGPLSRLLRLFQRAAGLGFTLAIVGLLRMSPAEAHPLEPTIVELRQLDPRNWEAASWKFSGAAPAALALQLPANCTPGEIRIAPSASFVCDSDALANQTIGVTGDGSLERDVWLRIRFLDGIEVAGSADPETGHFLVIRPDLLPLVSVLRTYFARGVEHVVTGADHLLFLLGLVWLCSGLRQLVATVTMFTLGHTVALVLAAGQWWHLQQSAVEVLIGGSIVLVARELWRHRLASSASAAWYFGFPFGLLHGAGFASALEDLGVKLLPAIAAFNIGVECGQLLWVASLTVVVLLIRQRPRMHVFAARSTAAAVGLAGAWITLERVLFLLSPPVDWP is encoded by the coding sequence ATGCGCTGGTTCTGCCGGTTGGCTCTGCACGTCGGGCCGCTCAGCCGCCTCCTCCGACTGTTTCAGCGTGCCGCCGGCCTAGGCTTTACCTTGGCGATTGTTGGCCTCCTCCGAATGTCGCCAGCGGAAGCGCATCCGCTCGAGCCGACAATCGTCGAGCTCCGGCAGCTCGACCCGCGCAACTGGGAGGCAGCATCGTGGAAATTTTCTGGAGCGGCGCCAGCGGCGCTCGCGCTTCAACTCCCCGCGAATTGTACGCCCGGAGAAATCCGGATTGCCCCATCGGCATCGTTCGTGTGCGACTCCGACGCCCTCGCAAACCAAACCATTGGGGTTACAGGCGACGGGAGCCTCGAGAGGGATGTTTGGCTGCGCATCCGCTTTCTCGACGGGATTGAAGTGGCGGGGAGTGCGGACCCGGAGACGGGCCACTTTCTTGTGATCCGGCCTGATCTGTTGCCGCTCGTCTCGGTGTTGCGCACCTACTTTGCCCGCGGCGTTGAACACGTCGTAACCGGAGCGGATCACCTCCTGTTCCTCCTTGGGCTGGTGTGGCTGTGCTCTGGCCTACGCCAACTAGTCGCCACGGTCACCATGTTCACGCTCGGACACACGGTTGCCCTCGTGCTTGCGGCTGGGCAGTGGTGGCACCTACAACAAAGCGCCGTCGAGGTCCTGATTGGTGGAAGCATTGTGCTGGTTGCCCGCGAACTCTGGCGCCACCGACTTGCGTCCTCCGCCAGTGCCGCTTGGTATTTCGGCTTCCCTTTCGGGCTGCTGCACGGAGCGGGTTTTGCAAGCGCGCTCGAAGATCTCGGCGTCAAGCTGCTGCCCGCAATTGCCGCGTTCAACATCGGGGTCGAGTGCGGGCAGCTCCTGTGGGTCGCGTCACTCACCGTCGTCGTCTTACTAATCCGGCAGCGCCCACGGATGCACGTGTTCGCTGCAAGGAGCACTGCCGCCGCCGTAGGTCTTGCGGGCGCGTGGATTACGTTGGAACGAGTGCTCTTTCTGCTGAGCCCACCGGTAGATTGGCCTTGA
- a CDS encoding DUF3604 domain-containing protein — translation MQASFARWLVAAQLLSAGFAVATATRSEARCVGDCDNSGVITVNEVVRMVNVALGHQPTSACPAGDRDGDGSITVDEIVAAVDALLTGCPSAETPTPPAPTPTPSAPVPQCSGYTEERQVFFGDLHVHTANSFDAYTWDVRTSPADAYRFARGTPIALPPLDANGQGTRLARIDRPLDFAAVTDHSEFLGEVSLCSTPGSPAYETLTCQNFRRGFAESQLDFGARLSVRRPQRAADVCGTDLQRCIQTAGDVWERIRGAAAQAYEPCRFTTFIAYEYTNALAGSTLHRNVVFANDRVPPPVSVFEQSTPQGLWRELERVCKQQIPGCDVIAIPHNSNESTGRMFTVEYPGTSSFDQQREQAALRARMEPLVEIFQHKGSSECFAGLPSVLGVPDEACNFEPRRRDNNLEDCGEGVGQLGATGRGCISKRDYVRNVLGMGLQEFLRLGVNPFAFGFIGSTDTHNGTPGRVAEYEFQGHRGSAEATPSGLMGFDELGDTPILFNPGGLAAVWAEENTREAIFAALKRKETFATSGSRIVVRLFAGWSLPDNWCDRADRIAVGYAQGVPMGGDLRALPAPAGPPKLAIAAEYDPGTPEHPGTLLQRIQVIKGWIANGAPQLRIYDVAGSADTGATVDLRTCATSGPGFQSLCSVWTDPDFDPASPAFYYVRVLENPSCRWHVYACNQLPPDQRPPACTDPSVPQTIQERAWTSPIWYLP, via the coding sequence ATGCAGGCTTCGTTTGCGCGGTGGTTGGTCGCGGCACAACTTCTGAGCGCTGGGTTTGCCGTTGCGACGGCGACTCGCAGCGAGGCGCGTTGCGTCGGCGACTGTGACAACTCAGGCGTCATTACAGTCAACGAAGTCGTGCGCATGGTCAACGTTGCTCTCGGCCATCAGCCGACGAGCGCCTGCCCCGCCGGGGACCGCGATGGGGATGGCTCGATCACGGTGGATGAAATCGTGGCCGCAGTCGACGCGTTGCTGACCGGCTGCCCCTCCGCCGAGACACCCACGCCGCCGGCACCCACCCCCACCCCGTCGGCTCCCGTTCCCCAGTGCAGCGGTTACACGGAGGAACGGCAGGTGTTTTTCGGGGATTTACACGTCCACACGGCCAACTCTTTCGACGCCTATACGTGGGACGTGCGCACCTCTCCTGCCGATGCCTATCGATTTGCCCGCGGAACACCGATCGCGCTTCCACCGTTGGATGCGAATGGTCAGGGCACGCGCCTGGCACGCATCGACCGGCCGTTGGACTTTGCTGCCGTGACGGACCACTCCGAGTTCCTCGGCGAGGTCTCCTTGTGCTCCACTCCAGGATCGCCAGCGTACGAAACGCTGACCTGTCAGAACTTTCGCCGCGGCTTCGCTGAGTCGCAGTTGGACTTCGGGGCACGTCTCTCCGTACGGCGGCCGCAGCGGGCAGCCGACGTTTGTGGCACGGACTTGCAGCGTTGCATCCAAACAGCCGGCGATGTTTGGGAGCGAATCCGTGGTGCTGCCGCGCAGGCGTACGAGCCTTGTCGCTTCACGACCTTCATCGCCTACGAATACACCAACGCCCTTGCGGGCAGCACGTTGCACCGCAACGTGGTGTTCGCCAACGATCGGGTGCCACCGCCTGTCAGTGTGTTCGAGCAAAGCACCCCACAAGGGCTCTGGCGCGAACTCGAGCGGGTATGCAAGCAGCAGATCCCAGGGTGCGATGTCATTGCCATCCCCCATAACTCCAACGAAAGCACCGGGCGCATGTTTACCGTCGAGTATCCGGGGACTTCGTCTTTCGACCAACAGCGCGAACAGGCAGCGTTGCGCGCCCGCATGGAGCCGTTGGTGGAAATCTTCCAGCACAAGGGCTCGAGCGAGTGCTTTGCCGGTTTGCCGAGTGTGCTCGGCGTGCCGGACGAAGCTTGTAATTTCGAACCAAGACGGCGCGACAACAATTTAGAAGACTGCGGCGAAGGCGTGGGGCAGCTCGGCGCCACCGGGCGCGGCTGCATTTCGAAGCGCGACTACGTGCGCAACGTGCTGGGAATGGGCCTGCAAGAGTTCTTGCGTCTCGGTGTGAACCCGTTTGCCTTTGGCTTCATCGGTAGCACGGACACTCACAATGGAACGCCGGGTCGAGTGGCCGAGTACGAATTTCAGGGACATCGCGGTTCCGCCGAAGCAACGCCTTCCGGTTTGATGGGCTTCGATGAACTCGGGGATACTCCCATCCTGTTCAACCCGGGCGGACTGGCGGCGGTGTGGGCCGAAGAAAACACACGCGAAGCCATTTTCGCGGCGTTGAAGCGGAAGGAAACATTTGCCACAAGCGGCTCTCGGATCGTGGTTCGCCTGTTCGCGGGTTGGAGTCTACCAGACAACTGGTGCGATCGTGCCGACCGCATCGCAGTCGGGTACGCACAGGGGGTGCCCATGGGCGGTGATTTGCGCGCGCTACCTGCACCCGCGGGCCCGCCCAAACTCGCGATTGCCGCGGAGTACGACCCAGGCACTCCCGAGCATCCTGGCACGCTCCTGCAGCGCATCCAGGTGATCAAAGGATGGATTGCGAACGGCGCACCGCAGTTGCGAATTTACGACGTTGCCGGGAGTGCAGATACGGGCGCGACCGTGGACTTGCGCACCTGCGCCACATCCGGACCAGGTTTCCAAAGCTTGTGCAGCGTATGGACCGACCCGGATTTCGATCCCGCGAGTCCGGCGTTTTACTACGTGCGCGTTCTCGAGAATCCTTCTTGCCGCTGGCACGTTTACGCGTGCAATCAGTTGCCGCCTGACCAGCGTCCGCCCGCGTGTACCGACCCCTCGGTGCCGCAAACGATTCAAGAGCGGGCGTGGACATCACCCATTTGGTACCTTCCTTAA